The stretch of DNA TGATGCTGAACGTCTGTTTAAAGTAAAATCCCTTTTTATTCCCATAAAGGCCTAACCAAAGCTTTTTTGTAAGAAGACGgttttcgttgttttttctcacttgctccttgtcaaattgtgacacgctgtcactgtcactggcatttcttgtttgacagtgacagtgCGATATACAATTTCACAAgaagcaagtgagaaaaaacaacgaaaacCGTCTTCTTAACAAAATGTATGGGTATAGCTTAAAAGTCCTTTTAGGATTCAATTACAAACTCACCTCGGAAGTCCATGAGTTCCGGAAAAAATTGCCTTTGCCCCCATTCTCTTCCCGGACTGCCAACGGCGTACAATGAAGCGCATCCTCTCAATGGCCACAACGACAAAAACAATCGCCCTGAAGGATTTTCTGCGTTTCCGCGATACAACTCCCTGCTTAGATTGAATCAAAGCAAGGGCATTTGCTTCTGTTTCCTGATACGATGCCAGGACAATCATCAGGTAGCGCTTTTGGTGCACAAGAGCCTTCCGGAAGCTCTCAACTCTCAGATATTTCCCAAAGAGATGATTTGCCTGAGAAATTGGTGAAGATTTCTGAATTAAAAACTGACTTTTGGGAAGATTCTGCGGGAGACTTCTTACCCTATCCTCCAGGTCATCCCTCGGTAGTCCCGGAACACCCGTCTCAAGGTCCCTTAGGCGCTTCTGCAGTGCCTCCCGTTCAGCCCCAAGCTGCCTTAGCGTTTCAGCCATTTGACGATTCTCCCGGGAATTCTCCGCCAGCAATGCATTCATCTCCTGGAGCTTTCGCAAAAATTGCTCCGGAACATTATTCTCGAGACTCGCCTCGCGCGATAGCACCTCCGCCAGGCGTACCTCCCTCTTTGCCCCACGCTCAATGTCCTCCCGCAGCAGGGCAACCTGCTCAACCAGCTGATCACGCTCCTTCTCCGCCGCACTCAGCCTTACACGCATCTCCTGCAGCTCCAGACTCGTCTGCACCGCATCGAGACGTTCACGTCCCTGTCGTGCCATCCGACGTGCCTCCGTGTCCTCGAGATTGAGAATACGCGCCTCGAGACTCTCAATTTGCTCCTCAGCATGCTCCAGCTTCTCCCGCGCCACATCCAGATCACACTGCAGGGAATCCCTCTCGCGCACAATCCGCTCAATCTCACTGCTCAACTTTGCTCCGTGATCCCGCTGATCGGCTACTTCCCGATTAAATCTCTCCCTCTCCCGCTCCAGGGCGCTCTGCAAATCCTTCACACGATCCCTCTCACGTTCATTCTGTGCCGTAAGAAGCTTTATCTCACACTCCAACCGTGCCACGTGCTCAGCTTCCGCATCGGAGCGTCGTGGCGAATCAGCCGGGGAGGATTTCTGCAAACTCTCCCGGGATTTACTACGTTGCACCACAGTGCTAATCCTCTCCGTTCGTGCACGCGCCTCCTCGAGCATTCGCTCCATTTCCATTTCATTCTGCAACGCTGTCTCCAGGCGCACACGAAGAGCCTCAATTATCTGGGCATCCTCCTGCTGAACTGTAGCTGAATTCTTCTTCTCCCCCTCAAGCAATGCCTCAACTTCACGACATCGTGCCCGGAGCTTCTCAACTTCCTGCCCAATTTGCGCATTTTGTCGCAGAAGCTCATCATTGCGCTTTGCCTCTGCCTCCAGATTCATCCGTAAATCCCTTATTTCACCCTCAATTGATCCACTCTGTCGCAGAAGTTCCTGCACATTGCGCCGATGCTGCTCCAAATCTTCATcggaatttatttcatcactCTCAATGGCACGGAGTATGTTGGAATCCAACTGTGCTGAATAGTTCAATTCCTGCTCCACCTGTGCGGCAATTTCCTCAAGCGAAAACGGCTTGGGGGATGATGAATTCTCACTACGATGCTGCCCACGGTGTTTGTCAACCTCCCCACGGAGTTTCTCCGCATTGGCAAGAGCTTCCTGCAGTTCCAATTTGCATTTCTCATGCTGCAAATTCCGCTCAATGAGCTCCTGGCGCAAACTCTCAATCTCCACTTCGAAAGTCTTCTCAATTCGggcaaaatttattgtttcctTCTCAAGTTTCGTCAGCTGATCCTCCCGGCGTGCCAGGGAAAGTTTCAGCGATTCCACTTCCTGCTCCAGAAGTTCAATTGTTGGCAATCCTTGGGCATCCTTTGTTGCTTTAGCACGGAATTCCTCCAATTTGGCAATTTCCTGCGTTTTCTCCTTCACATCCGCCTCCAATGCTGCGAGTTTCTCCAGCAGGGCTTCATTGTCTCTCTGACAGCGTCGAAGATCCTCCTCAAGGGCTGCCATTGCACCCACACGGAGACGTAGCTCATCGAGTTCCCGCATGAGTTTATCTCTCTCTGCCACCGTTGCTTCGTAGAGCTTTGTCTTAGCCACAAGTTCCACCTGAAGGTGCGTCGTGTCCCCCGTGGACTTCATTGGTGTCTCCGGGACTTTGAATGTCTCCCCAGCCTTGGGCTCTGCGGAATTTGCACTGTCCAGGTGTGAAAAGTTAATCTGTCGCGGCACAGCTGGATGCCGCGGGCTACTCGCACCCTCCTTGTCAATCAGTGTGAACTCATGGAAGGAATTCGGTAGCATCCTATCATCCCTGAGACGTGGTGTTGAAATGTCCGGAAGACTGCGCTTCTGCCCGGATTCCGGAAAGAGTTTTGGAATGGAAAAACTAAAGGGTTCAGCTGTTTTTCTTGCTAGTTCGGGTTTCTCATCATCCGTTATGGACACCACATCACTCAGTGTCCTCCCACTCAGCTTAGCTGCTTCCTCTTCCTCCACCGAACAGTCCTTGACAAATTTCTCCTGATTCCTCAGCAATTCAGCCAATTGCTTCTCCTTCTCATCGAGTAATTCACGCAAATGATCAATTTCCTCATTCTTATCCGCCAGCATTGTTTCCATGAGATCCGGAAGGGCAAGTTTGTTCACCATCTCATTCTTAATCTTCTCCTTCAGCTGCTGATTCTCCTGCATCCTCTCCTGAAGCTCCTGCTCCAACTTCTCAATGCACTTCCCATCAACTGGCTCACGTGCCAGCTCCACTTCCTGCCGCTCAATTACTTCACGACTCTGCTCAAGGTGCCCCTTTAGGGTGACTATTTGCTTATCACGACTCACAAGGGTCTCCCGCAGGCTCGCCACTTCCGTCTGCGCCAGAgaaattcccgccaaaaaattaatttcttcttcttttccgtgaaaagttaattcttttaattttacctGCAAATCATGGACACGAATATTGAGATCAGACGTCCCTTGACGATGAATCTCCTCCGCACGATGCCTCTGCTCATCGAGGCGTGACTGCAGTGATGATATCCTCACCAATTGCTCAGACATTCTCTCCTGCAGGGCATCCCTTTCGTGTTGCAATTCctgcattttcattaaaaattcactcaCACGATTCATCCCAAAAATTAACTCGCCAGCATCCCCCGCGTGTGTTTACCAACAGTAGGAACTACACTGACTAACTCCCAGCATACACACACACGTGAGATCCCCAGCGAGATTTCCCAACTCTCAACcataaacaaataataaagtaaaattttatttttagcccattttttttcttccttcactaTACGCAAGAAGAATCATTTTATACATCACAATTACCCAAACTTTTTGGCTTCAATTGCATCCAAGAGTGGGGGTGTGGTGTGAGTAAAAATCCCAGAAGTGAGTTCCAGGAAATATTTGAGGCATCTGGATTTATTCAATAAGCAATGCACCAGATTTATTAAGCAATTtgtgattaaaaagaatattgaagagttgaaatttcagtttcaatttaaaataagctAATCTGCTGCATAACTGATTTAGACGAATAgatatattataaaataaattttactaattCTCAGTTGAAAGGTGCCTGATGAAGTACTAATTTGGACGTGAAAAATTAGCCAAGACACTTTTTacgattaaaaagaataatttaaatgtttttttttttgtgtcgaATAGAAATATTTCCAGTAGTCCAAATCAAGCTTTTCGTAGATTCGATatcgaatttttcgaacctAAATATTtcgataaagatttttttaatttcaatatttgttATCGAAATgcatattcaattttcaaaatcagaaattgatttttttttaaattttcatcctttttgcgattttttaaataaatatagttAATTCTTTCGatatagaaatttttgaattttcaatattaaaagttttcaaattagATATTTTGACTTCGAAAGTTTGGTGCTTTCAATTTCCtcagtttaaattaaaaaattctctatttatGTGAGTTTCcaacattgaaattttctcatctttaattttcaaaattgctTTTGGAACTTTCAAACGTtataagtttttaattttcaattttctcaaaaaaaaatttagaatctatttatttataaaaattcttaatatcgaaaattttgaaattgtaattttctaaattgaaattatttctataaaaaattgtaataaaaacgaatttttccaatttcgacattatataaattcaattccaaAATCTTGAAACCCTTGAAACTatcgaaattttaaaatttcgaaatgatgaaaattttcaatttcgaATTAtcgaatttttccaattttatagaaattcaattccgaaattctcgaaatttttaatttcgaaatgatgaaaattttcaatttcgaAATTAccgaaatttgaatttttctaataaaaatttccctttttttaattttaaatctttttaaacattcaaattcaacggattccaataaattttaaatcctattttcaattaagaaaaactcctATTTTTCgcatcaaaaatcaatttgattttgcAACATTCTTGTCCTTTTGAGCTTGCTCTTGAGACTCTCATGAGTACGTTTTTCCCACGCACTGACTTGGGCACATTTAGAAATGTGGCAGAATGCCAGGAGAAGAGATTTGTGCTGATGAAATGTTAATGGCTAATGTATCAATATTGTACTCACCGCAAAATTTGCCCTCACTCCGGATATTTGCATTTCCAGGTCATGGATCCTCTTGATGGCCGCCTCCTCGGCGCGACTGTGCTTCGCCAACTTCTCCAAAATCCTCTGCACCTCATCCACGGGCAAGAGGGATGCTGTTGATCGTGGGGAAACATCTTCGGACATGGCAACTGCCACCTGCCCCCGAATGGAAACATCCTCCGATGGACTACTGCAGGATTCCGAAGCAATTCCCGCATGAAGGGACTCAAGGGTTCGCGTTTTACGCTCAAGCGCAACCTCAATATCCCTCAGCTGTGCCGCAAGTTGCTCCAGCGTTGCATTCTGCTCCTGCCCAGCACGTAATTGACGCATTTGCTCCTCAAGCTGCTCCTTACCGTCCACTTCCTCCCTCAAGCCCTCCATTTCGAGCTTTAGCGACTCAGCGGCACTTGTTTGTGTTGCAACGAGAATTTTAAGCTGCTTCACCGTTTCATCAGTCACACGTTCATGCGCCCCTTTAGCCTCCAGCTGCATCTCAAGGTCCGCAATACATTCCCTGTGCTCAAGAATCTTCTCCGTGGCAAGCCTCAGTTCACCCTCAACTCTTTGCTTCTTCTCTTCGCATTCATTCAGCAACATTGACATTTCACGCAGTTGATTCTCAAGGGATTCAACCTGAAAAAATCCCGAAAATGATCACCGTCAGAGACCTTTTGGGGATgcttggaaaattcctttaaggggggtctcttgggcaaattgttggaatttacatatttttaatgttttcatttttcttaagattttcttgaacTTGGTTATCCAATGTTGGTTTGTAGCCTAAtttttgaagagtaagaaaatcacttttcgtcatcttgtaattttcctcaaaacacgaAGGTAggttttctcaggatctactggatggattttgatggggtaaaaagcaaatgaaagaggaagcattagcggagaatgtaccggaacagatttgTGAATTTCGACTCAGACGCTGACAAAAgtcaataagaatatttatcgACATTTCTCAGCTCctgagtggaaattcaaaattctgttccggtacattctccactaatgcttcctcttccatttgctttttaccccatcaaaatccatcgagtagatcctgagaaaaacctacctttgtgttggcatcgcacctaagatggcggaaaatgattttcttactcttcaataagtctttaaatctGACCAACACcgaaaaaccaagtttaagataaattacaacattaaaaatgtgtaaattctaataGATTTTCCAAGAGATCCCCCTTAATTGtctcacacacatacacagcAGAAGCACGCGTCCTTGCTCCTTTCACTTCCTGTTCTTACTCACATCAATGAcgatcacaaaaataaaagttccccaaagaagaaaaaacttaaagcgAACTtcatgcgatttttttttcttgcaaatttcgCCTTTTGCCAAGAAGGAGATCATTTGGTGTTAGAAGCACGCAAAGAATGATCATGAACGtgtgaagaaataaagaaaagaagaatagaGAATGAAAGGATGATGTTCTCACCTCCTTCACAAGACGATCATGCGTTGATCTTTCCTTATCGCGTTCACGCAACTGTCCTGTTAGCTTTTCAATTTCCCGCGTAAATTCATCACGCTCCACTTCACGTTCAGCCGCTTGTTCCTCCAAAAATTGCCTCGTAGCTCGCAATTGTTTGTCTGCTGCATTAATCTGCGCATTCATTGGGATTtgttttttggttttttcattcacaaagtttcatttttttaatgaatttttcttttataatggaaagaaatgtgaattttttgtgtgaataatCATGCAAGCAAAACAAtgccattttattgatttattaatttgttcaaTACAAGCTGAACTTTTTCATCAAAGACACTTTAGATTTTTAGCCGGGACACACACGAAAAATAAGGAATTTGGCTGAAACTATTGCACCACTTttccatataaaaaaatcatcttttttgcttttgaatCACACCTGGTAAGTCTTTGACGAAATAGCATTGTTACATTAGAAAAACGGATAAGAAAATACTAATTTAGCATAGACACACACCATTTTAGTAAAGCCACACAcgcaaaattaatataattccacaaaaaagcattttttccacagaaaaaagaaaaaaatgaagaagttcAACAGAGAGAAAAgcagatgaaagaaaattagggaaaaacaacaaacaataaattacCTTATCAATCAATACCACATCCTCTTGCTTCAATATCACCGTGCCATGTGTCTGCTAGAGAAAAGCAAAACAAAAATGTCTCTCTTTACCCTACAAAGTGCTGGGTTAGAAATGCAGCAAATTCATCTGCTTCGTGATCAATCAACCCCATTAAattctactttaaaaaaaattaaaacttcttGCAGTGAGGTAAAAATATTAGCTGCAAATCACACGATCTAATGGAATCATTGTGCAAGGATACGTAAACGTGCTTCTCAAAACAACcattaaatcctttaaaaaataattttaaaaaaagtgcaaaatttGTCAGAACTTACTTGAGACTGAAGATCATCACGATCACGCTTTTTCTCCTCCTGATGGCGATCCCCTTCGCGACAGAAATCCTCAATAAGCTGCACGAGGATTGATGAATTATCCGCTGTTGCCACATTTGGGGTATTACTAAGGATTTGCTTTGCCTTCTCCTGTAATTCCCCATAAGACAGAATAGGTCTACCCGTTTGATGCATTGACGTACTGGAGCTTGATCCAAAACTGccgaaaagatttttttaaattcaaaaattcactgGACAACAATTTAGCCAAGacacactaaaaaaaattgaatttgtacgTCATCTTGTGATTTTGCGACTTTTCAACAGAACTGCCTTAAAACActaaggtaggtttttctcaggatctactggatagattttgatggggtaaaaagcaaatgaaaaagCAAGGATTAGCGgaaaatgtaccggaacagatttttgaatttcgactcagAAGTTGAGAGAAatcaataagaatatttatctacttttctcagcttctaagtcgaaattcaaaaatctgttccggtacattctccgctaatccttcctctttcatttgctttttactccatcaaaatccatccagtagatccagagaaaaacctacctttgtgttttgaggaaaatcaaaagatggcggaaaatgattttcctactcttcaataataagtctttaaatgtgaccAACACTAGGAAatcatctatttttttaatttcacccTTAAGTTCTTTTCGAATTCAATTAacagtaaataaataaaagttcaaaaacAACGATAATTTTTACTCACCCTTCACTCACTGTCTCGCGGCGACCTTCAAGAGCAGCCACATGATCTTTAGTACTACTGAGTTCCTGTAGGAGGCTGTCATGACGACTAACCACTTCCGCCAATTCTGCAACCAACCCTTTTCTCTCC from Lutzomyia longipalpis isolate SR_M1_2022 chromosome 4, ASM2433408v1 encodes:
- the LOC129795437 gene encoding pericentrin isoform X1; protein product: MSGRQEKIEAGKGKLAAYVRRKNRKKDSASSSSDHSGEEISHNSLEMSRSDSDAADGGREARSETKSEVHSEIPSGGIEEDIEEVLTGGSTSAEHGEEVVDLRRRQLFDLDAPGPSRFDVDDELSGGRIAQHFRPESEMDSLDAVLNELDSEKQEDDVILLNDQKVSLKDLRERQESQSAEEPAKSGQMSDDSVEEDKSVGEVLVTHDSIEVSVQEDPLDSLDGEHVENAQEEVERFREKVIEVVTSHRDAAGGKESPPKEAPKEEVQDVVVRPMERCLEYSKEVLEDISEESEHALESLESIEKLKVHTVNRTHENELRKTTSSNSFFSQPIPSTSPELRSLPTSQKDDAVTSSHDEEAMSIEARAKDIWEGGRELPISAIFSRRDSLKECPMSERDSASLVTNSTEYRTLQEEYLHRLQALDIQNVIAERDKMIESLTTSLQQSTEAREDLQSQSDRLVVEVNQLRKQLAETADLLQRSSRPRDLESQRLSEVSIDLVSETDEESERNFPVDRESQERKLDEVRDQANLAVPVSKQIEQFQKYLSADELRIFFMVQKKFDDFLAQEIEKARMRHEAEIKVLADRLDAEKKEKDVEMTQLRQYFERKCSELEKQYSEEIFSQHSHRDDTNSDLSDQDVLPVEPLPMKYKDELYSSPTHRKITPTSVSGSPRKTPESPEATLSTLRMHYERKMAKMTEIHEEKERLLREKLKRFEAKYAEDEFMTNDETNNERNEVAAIMAEYDRRLKEQVNLARQDILMELDKNIQALLSESSSADSHWPPELILLREKFTAQNKLEITQLQIKHEEEMSRVKSDFERQLNRKKKRNNAYDSNRDLEDIVTERDNLREISGTLRNLLVGLTKYCVVYEEDLNKSFVEQLANVGGTLLDETLQSTDGEDGQVGKRIKFAPDVGGILNLVEDPSLVKFISNARDNEEQATFNLDGFIDSLNTEVEYLLKLSEDLAKARQGVAGKDDSCEEEDGLKSSIKRNKITKTSSLVENLPNGEYRDASETHSLPIFGPIDALRAGEVNLQLHELRNRLVKSEEERKGLVAELAEVVSRHDSLLQELSSTKDHVAALEGRRETVSEGFGSSSSTSMHQTGRPILSYGELQEKAKQILSNTPNVATADNSSILVQLIEDFCREGDRHQEEKKRDRDDLQSQQTHGTVILKQEDVVLIDKINAADKQLRATRQFLEEQAAEREVERDEFTREIEKLTGQLRERDKERSTHDRLVKEVESLENQLREMSMLLNECEEKKQRVEGELRLATEKILEHRECIADLEMQLEAKGAHERVTDETVKQLKILVATQTSAAESLKLEMEGLREEVDGKEQLEEQMRQLRAGQEQNATLEQLAAQLRDIEVALERKTRTLESLHAGIASESCSSPSEDVSIRGQVAVAMSEDVSPRSTASLLPVDEVQRILEKLAKHSRAEEAAIKRIHDLEMQISGVRANFAELQHERDALQERMSEQLVRISSLQSRLDEQRHRAEEIHRQGTSDLNIRVHDLQTEVASLRETLVSRDKQIVTLKGHLEQSREVIERQEVELAREPVDGKCIEKLEQELQERMQENQQLKEKIKNEMVNKLALPDLMETMLADKNEEIDHLRELLDEKEKQLAELLRNQEKFVKDCSVEEEEAAKLSGRTLSDVVSITDDEKPELARKTAEPFSFSIPKLFPESGQKRSLPDISTPRLRDDRMLPNSFHEFTLIDKEGASSPRHPAVPRQINFSHLDSANSAEPKAGETFKVPETPMKSTGDTTHLQVELVAKTKLYEATVAERDKLMRELDELRLRVGAMAALEEDLRRCQRDNEALLEKLAALEADVKEKTQEIAKLEEFRAKATKDAQGLPTIELLEQEVESLKLSLARREDQLTKLEKETINFARIEKTFEVEIESLRQELIERNLQHEKCKLELQEALANAEKLRGEVDKHRGQHRSENSSSPKPFSLEEIAAQVEQELNYSAQLDSNILRAIESDEINSDEDLEQHRRNVQELLRQSGSIEGEIRDLRMNLEAEAKRNDELLRQNAQIGQEVEKLRARCREVEALLEGEKKNSATVQQEDAQIIEALRVRLETALQNEMEMERMLEEARARTERISTVVQRSKSRESLQKSSPADSPRRSDAEAEHVARLECEIKLLTAQNERERDRVKDLQSALERERERFNREVADQRDHGAKLSSEIERIVRERDSLQCDLDVAREKLEHAEEQIESLEARILNLEDTEARRMARQGRERLDAVQTSLELQEMRVRLSAAEKERDQLVEQVALLREDIERGAKREVRLAEVLSREASLENNVPEQFLRKLQEMNALLAENSRENRQMAETLRQLGAEREALQKRLRDLETGVPGLPRDDLEDRANHLFGKYLRVESFRKALVHQKRYLMIVLASYQETEANALALIQSKQGVVSRKRRKSFRAIVFVVVAIERMRFIVRRWQSGKRMGAKAIFSGTHGLPRRSASAHTNIWSHIAADEQAVLSPRNPQRLLQAPTLVADYLRQHAGPN
- the LOC129795437 gene encoding nuclear mitotic apparatus protein 1 isoform X6, translating into MSGRQEKIEAGKGKLAAYVRRKNRKKDSASSSSDHSGEEISHNSLEMSRSDSDAADGGREARSETKSEVHSEIPSGGIEEDIEEVLTGGSTSAEHGEEVVDLRRRQLFDLDAPGPSRFDVDDELSGGRIAQHFRPESEMDSLDAVLNELDSEKQEDDVILLNDQKVSLKDLRERQESQSAEEPAKSGQMSDDSVEEDKSVGEVLVTHDSIEVSVQEDPLDSLDGEHVENAQEEVERFREKVIEVVTSHRDAAGGKESPPKEAPKEEVQDVVVRPMERCLEYSKEVLEDISEESEHALESLESIEKLKVHTVNRTHENELRKTTSSNSFFSQPIPSTSPELRSLPTSQKDDAVTSSHDEEAMSIEARAKDIWEGGRELPISAIFSRRDSLKECPMSERDSASLVTNSTEYRTLQEEYLHRLQALDIQNVIAERDKMIESLTTSLQQSTEAREDLQSQSDRLVVEVNQLRKQLAETADLLQRSSRPRDLESQRLSEVSIDLVSETDEESERNFPVDRESQERKLDEVRDQANLAVPVSKQIEQFQKYLSADELRIFFMVQKKFDDFLAQEIEKARMRHEAEIKVLADRLDAEKKEKDVEMTQLRQYFERKCSELEKQYSEEIFSQHSHRDDTNSDLSDQDVLPVEPLPMKYKDELYSSPTHRKITPTSVSGSPRKTPESPEATLSTLRMHYERKMAKMTEIHEEKERLLREKLKRFEAKYAEDEFMTNDETNNERNEVAAIMAEYDRRLKEQVNLARQDILMELDKNIQALLSESSSADSHWPPELILLREKFTAQNKLEITQLQIKHEEEMSRVKSDFERQLNRKKKRNNAYDSNRDLEDIVTERDNLREISGTLRNLLVGLTKYCVVYEEDLNKSFVEQLANVGGTLLDETLQSTDGEDGQVGKRIKFAPDVGGILNLVEDPSLVKFISNARDNEEQATFNLDGFIDSLNTEVEYLLKLSEDLAKARQGVAGKDDSCEEEDGLKSSIKRNKITKTSSLVENLPNGEYRDASETHSLPIFGPIDALRAGEVNLQLHELRNRLVKSEEERKGLVAELAEVVSRHDSLLQELSSTKDHVAALEGRRETVSEGFGSSSSTSMHQTGRPILSYGELQEKAKQILSNTPNVATADNSSILVQLIEDFCREGDRHQEEKKRDRDDLQSQTHGTVILKQEDVVLIDKVESLENQLREMSMLLNECEEKKQRVEGELRLATEKILEHRECIADLEMQLEAKGAHERVTDETVKQLKILVATQTSAAESLKLEMEGLREEVDGKEQLEEQMRQLRAGQEQNATLEQLAAQLRDIEVALERKTRTLESLHAGIASESCSSPSEDVSIRGQVAVAMSEDVSPRSTASLLPVDEVQRILEKLAKHSRAEEAAIKRIHDLEMQISGVRANFAELQHERDALQERMSEQLVRISSLQSRLDEQRHRAEEIHRQGTSDLNIRVHDLQTEVASLRETLVSRDKQIVTLKGHLEQSREVIERQEVELAREPVDGKCIEKLEQELQERMQENQQLKEKIKNEMVNKLALPDLMETMLADKNEEIDHLRELLDEKEKQLAELLRNQEKFVKDCSVEEEEAAKLSGRTLSDVVSITDDEKPELARKTAEPFSFSIPKLFPESGQKRSLPDISTPRLRDDRMLPNSFHEFTLIDKEGASSPRHPAVPRQINFSHLDSANSAEPKAGETFKVPETPMKSTGDTTHLQVELVAKTKLYEATVAERDKLMRELDELRLRVGAMAALEEDLRRCQRDNEALLEKLAALEADVKEKTQEIAKLEEFRAKATKDAQGLPTIELLEQEVESLKLSLARREDQLTKLEKETINFARIEKTFEVEIESLRQELIERNLQHEKCKLELQEALANAEKLRGEVDKHRGQHRSENSSSPKPFSLEEIAAQVEQELNYSAQLDSNILRAIESDEINSDEDLEQHRRNVQELLRQSGSIEGEIRDLRMNLEAEAKRNDELLRQNAQIGQEVEKLRARCREVEALLEGEKKNSATVQQEDAQIIEALRVRLETALQNEMEMERMLEEARARTERISTVVQRSKSRESLQKSSPADSPRRSDAEAEHVARLECEIKLLTAQNERERDRVKDLQSALERERERFNREVADQRDHGAKLSSEIERIVRERDSLQCDLDVAREKLEHAEEQIESLEARILNLEDTEARRMARQGRERLDAVQTSLELQEMRVRLSAAEKERDQLVEQVALLREDIERGAKREVRLAEVLSREASLENNVPEQFLRKLQEMNALLAENSRENRQMAETLRQLGAEREALQKRLRDLETGVPGLPRDDLEDRANHLFGKYLRVESFRKALVHQKRYLMIVLASYQETEANALALIQSKQGVVSRKRRKSFRAIVFVVVAIERMRFIVRRWQSGKRMGAKAIFSGTHGLPRRSASAHTNIWSHIAADEQAVLSPRNPQRLLQAPTLVADYLRQHAGPN